One genomic segment of Kocuria rhizophila DC2201 includes these proteins:
- a CDS encoding lipid II:glycine glycyltransferase FemX, whose product MREFTARFATAQEIAEWDAHVTANPSGGNLLQSEAFAEVKKDHGWTPRHVVYEPSDGSRASYNLVLEKKVPALGRLWYMIKGPDVESVEDVPGIVAANERFVAGAAKGVFAIKYEPEILASDYAAGVLARAGLVKSFEIQPNDSTAVLNTDMDEKALLKSLHSRGRNAVRRAIREGCEVEQVPLTEENMRAMYALMDSVGQGHAQVNLRSYEYYRAFWTNFAERGQGRLYFTYEDGKPSVGAYVIAYGSKGTYKDGGSKPRRKQYGDSHLVQWSAITDLKQDHGIVQYDFCGTPPSDQLKNKEHHYYGLGLFKTSFTKTVVDYAGVWDQPLSRAKYAVWTSVAEKVQRQLWVRRTGQPFY is encoded by the coding sequence TTGCGAGAATTCACGGCACGTTTTGCCACCGCCCAGGAGATCGCCGAGTGGGACGCCCACGTCACGGCCAACCCGTCGGGTGGCAACCTGCTGCAGTCGGAGGCGTTCGCCGAGGTGAAGAAGGACCACGGCTGGACGCCCCGGCACGTGGTCTACGAACCCTCGGACGGCTCCCGCGCGAGCTACAACCTGGTGCTGGAGAAGAAGGTGCCCGCCCTCGGCCGGCTCTGGTACATGATCAAGGGCCCGGACGTGGAGTCCGTGGAGGACGTCCCGGGCATCGTGGCTGCCAACGAGCGCTTCGTGGCCGGCGCGGCCAAGGGAGTGTTCGCCATCAAGTACGAGCCCGAGATCCTCGCCTCGGACTATGCCGCCGGGGTGCTGGCTCGGGCGGGACTCGTGAAGTCCTTCGAGATCCAGCCCAACGACTCCACCGCCGTGCTCAACACGGACATGGACGAGAAGGCGCTGCTGAAGTCCCTGCACTCGCGCGGGCGCAACGCCGTGCGCCGCGCGATCCGCGAGGGCTGCGAGGTGGAGCAGGTTCCCCTCACCGAGGAGAACATGCGGGCGATGTATGCCCTGATGGACTCCGTGGGCCAGGGCCACGCCCAGGTGAACCTGCGCTCCTACGAGTACTACCGGGCGTTCTGGACGAACTTCGCCGAGCGCGGCCAGGGACGTCTGTACTTCACCTACGAGGACGGCAAGCCCTCCGTGGGCGCGTACGTGATCGCCTACGGCTCCAAGGGCACGTACAAGGACGGCGGGTCCAAGCCCCGCCGCAAGCAGTACGGGGACTCCCACCTGGTGCAGTGGTCCGCCATCACGGACCTGAAGCAGGACCACGGGATCGTGCAGTACGACTTCTGCGGCACCCCGCCCTCGGACCAGCTCAAGAACAAGGAGCACCACTACTACGGGCTGGGGCTGTTCAAGACGAGCTTCACGAAGACTGTCGTGGACTACGCAGGTGTTTGGGACCAGCCGCTCAGCCGCGCGAAATACGCTGTGTGGACCAGCGTGGCGGAGAAGGTCCAGCGCCAGCTGTGGGTGCGCCGCACGGGCCAGCCGTTCTACTGA
- the ptsP gene encoding phosphoenolpyruvate--protein phosphotransferase, with protein MTMKDDTRREEPGQQILHGVGVSPGRVIAPLVHMAPAVTEPPVGDPLTGDPDAAVDRLKAAALAVRAELTERASRARSESAAEVLKATALMAGDRALTKNAGKLVTTQQLSPERALWQAATAYAEQMRAMGGYMAERAADIEDVRARIVAQLRGEDAPGVPQRREPFVLAAEDLAPADTAVLDPDVVLALVTESGGPQSHTAILARNLGLPAVVAAPGVLELSGGQPVFVDGAAGTVLTAPGPEQEEAVAGWRRASEQLASFDGSGQLADGTTVPLLANVGAGDDARAAAEAGAQGVGLLRTEFCFLGRDTEPSVAEQAEAYAEVLAAFEGRKVVVRTLDAGADKPLPFLTDATEPNPALGVRGYRTDSTTPGVLSRQLEAIAAAAQQTTADVWVMAPMIATVAEAVRFQDLAHEAGLRTCGVMVETPAAALTAEQILDRVDFVSLGTNDLTQYTMAADRMLGSLAELNSPWQPAVLRMVECVTRGAASATRSTGTPKNVGVCGEAAADPALAVVLVGLGVDTLSMSARSLAAVAAVLRTVDTAQTRRLAELALGATGPQEARDAVRAELPALAELGL; from the coding sequence ATGACCATGAAGGACGACACCCGCCGGGAGGAGCCCGGCCAGCAGATCCTGCACGGCGTGGGGGTGAGCCCCGGGCGGGTCATCGCGCCCCTCGTGCACATGGCCCCCGCCGTCACCGAGCCCCCGGTCGGGGACCCCCTCACGGGCGACCCCGACGCGGCCGTGGACCGGCTCAAGGCCGCCGCCCTCGCGGTGCGGGCCGAGCTCACGGAGCGCGCGTCCCGCGCCCGTTCCGAGTCCGCCGCGGAGGTCCTCAAGGCCACCGCGCTCATGGCGGGGGACCGGGCCCTGACCAAGAACGCGGGCAAGCTCGTGACCACCCAGCAGCTGAGCCCCGAGCGCGCCCTGTGGCAGGCTGCCACGGCCTACGCGGAGCAGATGCGCGCGATGGGCGGCTACATGGCCGAGCGCGCCGCGGACATCGAGGACGTGCGCGCCCGGATCGTCGCGCAGCTGCGCGGCGAGGACGCCCCGGGAGTGCCCCAGCGCCGCGAGCCGTTCGTGCTCGCGGCCGAGGACCTCGCCCCGGCGGACACCGCGGTGCTCGACCCGGACGTCGTGCTTGCCCTGGTCACGGAGTCCGGCGGGCCGCAGTCCCACACGGCCATCCTCGCCCGCAACCTGGGCCTGCCCGCCGTGGTCGCCGCGCCGGGGGTGCTAGAGCTGTCCGGCGGTCAGCCCGTGTTCGTGGACGGTGCGGCCGGAACCGTGCTCACCGCTCCCGGTCCGGAGCAGGAGGAGGCCGTGGCCGGGTGGCGGCGGGCCAGCGAGCAGCTCGCCTCGTTCGACGGCAGCGGGCAGCTCGCGGACGGCACCACCGTGCCGCTGCTGGCCAACGTGGGTGCCGGCGACGACGCCCGCGCCGCCGCGGAGGCCGGCGCCCAGGGCGTGGGACTGCTGCGCACCGAGTTCTGCTTCCTCGGGCGGGACACCGAACCCTCCGTCGCCGAGCAGGCGGAGGCCTACGCCGAGGTGCTGGCGGCGTTCGAGGGCCGCAAGGTGGTGGTGCGCACCCTGGACGCGGGAGCGGACAAGCCCCTGCCGTTCCTCACGGACGCCACCGAGCCCAACCCCGCGCTGGGCGTGCGCGGCTACCGCACGGACAGCACCACGCCCGGCGTGCTCTCCCGGCAGCTGGAGGCCATTGCGGCCGCCGCGCAGCAGACCACCGCGGACGTGTGGGTCATGGCCCCCATGATCGCCACCGTGGCCGAGGCCGTGCGCTTCCAGGACCTTGCGCACGAGGCCGGGCTGCGCACGTGCGGCGTGATGGTCGAGACACCGGCCGCCGCCCTGACCGCCGAGCAGATCCTGGACCGCGTGGACTTCGTGTCCCTGGGCACCAACGACCTCACGCAGTACACGATGGCCGCGGACCGGATGCTCGGCTCCCTGGCTGAGCTGAACTCGCCGTGGCAGCCGGCCGTGCTGCGCATGGTCGAGTGCGTGACCCGCGGGGCGGCGTCCGCCACGCGCTCCACGGGCACCCCCAAGAACGTGGGGGTGTGCGGCGAGGCGGCCGCGGACCCCGCGCTCGCGGTGGTGCTCGTGGGGCTCGGCGTGGACACCCTGTCCATGAGCGCGCGCTCCCTCGCGGCGGTCGCCGCCGTGCTGCGCACCGTGGACACCGCACAGACCCGGCGGCTGGCGGAGCTCGCCCTGGGGGCCACCGGGCCCCAGGAGGCGAGGGACGCCGTGCGGGCGGAGCTGCCCGCGCTCGCCGAACTCGGCCTGTGA
- a CDS encoding FMN-binding glutamate synthase family protein: MVRLLILGGLTLATLATVLAAVLGPWGWWFPAVLFLLLLLVAVRDATQRRHSVLRNFPVLGHMRFFLEKIRPEIQQYFIERNYDGKPFDRDQRSLVYSRAKGFKGDKAFGTELDVNEPGYEYFVQSVAPRAAPEDEHRVRLGGPDCRQPYDASLLNISAMSFGSLSKNAVLAMNKGAALGGFAQETGEGGLTEYHLVHDADIIWEFGSGYFGTRDENGNFDPEQFRRKANLPQVKAVNIKLSQGAKPGLGGVLPGAKVTAEIAAARGVPEGQTCISPASHSAFTTPRELIRFVARLRELSHGKPVGFKLCVGSRVEFLAICKAMIEEGVTPDFIVVDGAEGGTGAAPLEYQDHVGTPLVEGLILVHNALVGAGLRERIKLGCAGKITSGHDIVRHIIQGADFCMSARAMMMAVGCIQAQACHTNKCPVGVTTQNPRLYRALDVEDKGDRVERYHRLTVEEAGQIIATMGCDHPEELTREMLRRKVTATQSISYESLYQWLRPRELFEGVKGGWGEDWDYADPDRFSAGHPGKYVFHDRGPLTPGGVVPAADREYAGVGGSSVGSARVRGAAASSSPGAVRTGDDAAPQDPADASPGASRRPEGEPGTSPGAQHTRRDPAPEPGNVDPDDDSRSRNPGLA, from the coding sequence ATGGTGCGTCTCCTGATCCTCGGCGGCCTCACGCTCGCCACCCTCGCCACGGTCCTGGCGGCCGTGCTCGGTCCCTGGGGATGGTGGTTCCCCGCCGTCCTCTTCCTCCTCCTGCTGCTCGTGGCCGTCCGGGACGCCACGCAGCGCAGGCACTCGGTGCTGCGCAACTTCCCCGTGCTCGGGCACATGCGCTTCTTCCTGGAGAAGATCCGACCGGAGATCCAGCAGTACTTCATTGAGCGCAACTACGACGGCAAGCCCTTCGACCGGGACCAGCGCTCCCTGGTCTACTCCCGTGCCAAGGGGTTCAAGGGGGACAAGGCGTTCGGCACCGAGCTGGACGTCAACGAGCCCGGCTACGAGTACTTCGTGCAGTCCGTGGCTCCCCGGGCCGCTCCCGAGGACGAGCACCGGGTGCGCCTGGGCGGGCCGGACTGCCGGCAGCCCTACGACGCGTCCCTGCTCAACATCTCCGCCATGAGCTTCGGCTCGCTGTCCAAGAACGCCGTGCTGGCCATGAACAAGGGTGCGGCCCTCGGCGGCTTCGCCCAGGAGACGGGTGAGGGCGGGCTCACCGAGTACCACCTCGTCCACGACGCGGACATCATCTGGGAGTTCGGCTCCGGGTACTTCGGCACGCGCGACGAGAACGGCAATTTCGACCCCGAGCAGTTCCGGCGCAAGGCCAACCTGCCCCAGGTCAAGGCCGTGAACATCAAGCTCTCCCAGGGCGCCAAGCCCGGCCTCGGCGGTGTGCTGCCCGGGGCCAAGGTCACGGCGGAGATCGCCGCGGCCCGCGGCGTGCCCGAGGGGCAGACCTGCATCTCCCCGGCGAGCCACTCCGCTTTCACGACGCCGCGCGAGCTGATCCGCTTTGTGGCCCGGCTGCGGGAGCTCTCCCACGGAAAGCCCGTCGGCTTCAAGCTGTGCGTGGGCTCCCGCGTGGAGTTCCTGGCCATCTGCAAGGCCATGATCGAGGAGGGGGTCACCCCGGACTTCATCGTGGTGGACGGCGCCGAGGGCGGCACGGGCGCGGCCCCGCTGGAGTACCAGGACCACGTGGGCACCCCGCTCGTGGAGGGCCTGATCCTGGTGCACAACGCCCTGGTGGGAGCGGGGCTGCGCGAGCGCATCAAGCTCGGGTGCGCCGGGAAGATCACCTCGGGCCACGACATCGTGCGCCACATCATCCAGGGCGCGGACTTCTGCATGAGCGCCCGGGCCATGATGATGGCGGTGGGCTGCATCCAGGCCCAGGCGTGCCACACCAACAAGTGTCCCGTGGGCGTCACCACGCAGAACCCGCGGCTCTACCGCGCCCTGGACGTCGAGGACAAGGGCGACCGGGTGGAGCGCTACCACCGCCTCACGGTGGAGGAGGCGGGCCAGATCATCGCCACGATGGGCTGCGACCACCCCGAGGAGCTCACCCGGGAGATGCTGCGCCGCAAGGTGACCGCCACCCAGTCCATCTCCTACGAGTCCCTCTACCAGTGGCTGCGCCCGCGCGAGCTGTTTGAGGGCGTCAAGGGCGGATGGGGCGAGGACTGGGACTACGCCGATCCCGACCGCTTCTCAGCGGGCCACCCCGGCAAGTACGTGTTCCACGACCGCGGGCCGCTGACCCCGGGCGGGGTGGTCCCCGCCGCGGACCGCGAGTACGCCGGCGTGGGCGGCTCCTCGGTGGGCTCCGCGCGCGTACGAGGTGCAGCGGCGTCGTCGTCCCCGGGCGCCGTGCGGACGGGCGACGACGCCGCGCCGCAGGATCCCGCGGACGCCTCCCCGGGGGCGAGCCGCCGGCCGGAGGGCGAGCCCGGGACGAGCCCCGGCGCGCAGCACACGCGGCGGGACCCGGCTCCCGAGCCCGGCAACGTGGACCCGGACGACGACTCACGCTCCCGCAACCCCGGCCTCGCCTGA
- a CDS encoding 1-phosphofructokinase family hexose kinase, translating into MIITVTLNPSVDRTVDLGAPLARGRVQRAVSTRQDPGGKGVNISRALSASGVDTVAVAPGDDTDPLFAALDAVGVRYDSVSIGAPIRSNITVTEPDGTTTKINEPGPVLDERTVERIVERIVSRGAGASWLVFAGSVPPGPAPDVYAVIASRVRGALGAAAPSYALDTSGAPLAEALAPDAGTLPDVIKPNGHELAQLLGRGDGDAFEADPLASAQAARELVARGVGAVLCTLGGRGAVLVTADGAWHAEHAPVTVRSTVGAGDSALTGYLMAAERGDPPSECLRHAVAHGSAAAALPGTQMPTPAQTTPDAVRVTELGAPAASRTPRGTADDAARALPVLPHPAALRLSDPQETSAPVGTAKPAGSAPGAPGPADGAPDHPGSDRGPAAPRS; encoded by the coding sequence ATGATCATCACCGTGACCCTCAACCCCTCCGTGGACCGCACGGTGGACCTCGGTGCGCCGCTCGCGCGCGGGCGGGTCCAGCGCGCGGTCTCCACCCGCCAGGACCCGGGCGGCAAGGGCGTGAACATCTCGCGCGCGCTGTCCGCGAGCGGCGTGGACACCGTGGCCGTGGCCCCGGGGGACGACACCGACCCCCTGTTCGCCGCCCTGGACGCCGTGGGGGTGCGCTACGACAGCGTCTCGATCGGGGCGCCCATCCGCTCCAACATCACGGTCACGGAACCGGACGGCACCACCACCAAGATCAACGAGCCCGGCCCCGTGCTGGACGAGCGCACGGTCGAGCGGATCGTGGAGCGCATCGTCAGCCGGGGGGCGGGCGCGTCCTGGCTCGTGTTCGCGGGCTCCGTGCCCCCGGGCCCCGCCCCGGACGTCTACGCGGTGATCGCGTCCCGGGTGCGTGGCGCGCTGGGGGCGGCGGCGCCGTCGTACGCCCTGGACACCTCGGGCGCCCCGCTCGCCGAGGCGCTCGCCCCGGACGCCGGGACCCTGCCGGACGTGATCAAGCCCAACGGCCACGAGCTCGCCCAGCTGCTGGGCCGCGGGGACGGCGACGCCTTCGAGGCGGATCCGCTCGCGAGCGCGCAGGCCGCGCGGGAGCTCGTGGCGCGCGGCGTGGGCGCCGTGCTGTGCACGCTGGGCGGACGCGGCGCCGTGCTCGTGACCGCTGACGGCGCGTGGCACGCCGAGCACGCGCCCGTGACCGTACGCTCCACGGTGGGCGCGGGGGACAGCGCCCTGACCGGCTACCTCATGGCCGCCGAGCGGGGCGACCCCCCGAGCGAGTGCCTGCGCCACGCCGTGGCCCACGGCTCCGCGGCGGCCGCCCTGCCGGGCACCCAGATGCCCACGCCCGCACAGACCACCCCGGACGCCGTGCGCGTCACGGAGCTCGGCGCGCCGGCAGCCTCCCGCACCCCGCGGGGCACGGCCGACGACGCCGCACGGGCCCTCCCCGTTCTGCCTCACCCCGCCGCGCTCCGGCTCTCCGACCCCCAGGAAACCTCCGCGCCCGTGGGGACCGCCAAGCCCGCGGGGAGCGCCCCGGGTGCGCCCGGCCCCGCCGACGGCGCCCCGGACCACCCCGGTTCCGACCGGGGCCCCGCGGCACCCCGTTCCTGA
- a CDS encoding PTS fructose transporter subunit IIABC, whose product MSDLITPDLVLLDRDLGGSTDSVIRELAATVHRQGRARDADSLAADALAREAKNATGIPGGIGIPHCRSEAVTRATLVMARLAPPVDFGAKDGPADVVFFIAAPAGADQEHLKLLSKLARSLMKKPFVASLRAATTPEEVVGIVDGALGLGPVPDDAARPAAGGADPAAGGTTTGASGSSAATAPGTASPGTVASGTASSAPGTGGGTSAAGAGDAAGETGAAPLAGDPQSPSTGALGADPGTAASAGAVGGAAAASFVANGSPEDRTAGTGGEQRGPRRLVAVTACPTGIAHTYMAADALANTAQEMGVELQVETQGSSGATRLDPQVIAQAEAVIFATDVDVRERTRFAGLPYIASAVKRGIDEPREMIEEALAAAEDPRAPRVTGDGTDTADALTGSEGWGTRIRKAVMTGVSYMIPFVAAGGLLMAIAFMMADPVEVAQQADHILQTATLGNLGDVSLSMYLGAVLFKTGNLAMSLLVPALAGYIAYGLEDRPGIAPGFAAGLVANFMGAGFIGGIVGGLLAGLCAYWLSLPRLPRWLGSLMPVVIIPLLASLFAGGLLFLVVGGPIAAFMTWLTGLLSGMSGASAVALGAVLGLMMCSDLGGPINKVAYSFAVAGLGTATATNSAPQEIMAAVIAAGMVPPLGLALASTVLGRKYFTAAERENGKTSWLLGASFISEGAIPFAAADPLRVIPASMVGGVVTGAMSMAFGVASAAPHGGVFILPVIHGPGAFLLSVVVGTLITGVLVTLLKRVGRAKEHAGEIPGVPQTQQSVGA is encoded by the coding sequence ATGTCAGATCTCATCACACCGGACCTGGTCCTGCTGGACCGGGACCTGGGCGGGTCCACGGACAGCGTGATCCGTGAGCTCGCCGCGACCGTCCACCGGCAGGGCCGAGCGCGCGACGCGGACTCGCTCGCCGCGGACGCCCTGGCTCGCGAGGCCAAGAACGCCACGGGCATCCCGGGCGGCATCGGCATCCCGCACTGCCGGTCCGAGGCCGTCACGCGGGCCACGCTGGTCATGGCGCGGCTCGCACCCCCGGTGGACTTCGGCGCCAAGGACGGTCCGGCGGACGTCGTGTTCTTCATCGCGGCCCCCGCGGGCGCGGACCAGGAGCACCTCAAGCTGCTGTCCAAGCTCGCCCGCTCGCTCATGAAGAAGCCGTTCGTCGCGTCCCTGCGCGCGGCCACCACCCCGGAGGAGGTCGTGGGCATCGTCGACGGCGCCCTGGGTCTGGGACCCGTCCCGGACGACGCCGCTCGGCCCGCTGCCGGGGGCGCGGACCCGGCCGCCGGTGGTACCACCACCGGCGCGTCGGGTTCCTCCGCCGCGACCGCGCCGGGCACGGCGTCGCCGGGCACCGTGGCCTCCGGCACCGCGTCGTCGGCGCCCGGAACCGGGGGTGGCACCTCAGCCGCGGGGGCTGGCGACGCCGCCGGGGAGACCGGCGCGGCGCCCCTCGCCGGGGATCCGCAGTCCCCGTCCACCGGTGCGCTCGGCGCCGACCCGGGCACGGCCGCGAGCGCGGGTGCCGTGGGAGGTGCCGCGGCGGCGTCGTTCGTGGCCAACGGCTCCCCCGAGGACCGGACCGCAGGGACGGGCGGTGAGCAGCGCGGGCCGCGTCGGCTCGTGGCCGTCACCGCGTGCCCCACGGGGATCGCGCACACCTACATGGCCGCGGACGCCCTCGCGAACACGGCGCAGGAGATGGGGGTGGAGCTGCAGGTCGAGACCCAGGGCTCCTCGGGCGCCACGCGCCTGGACCCGCAGGTGATCGCGCAGGCCGAGGCCGTCATCTTCGCCACGGACGTGGACGTGCGCGAGCGCACCCGCTTCGCCGGGCTGCCCTACATCGCCTCCGCCGTGAAGCGGGGCATCGACGAGCCTCGGGAGATGATCGAGGAGGCGCTCGCCGCCGCTGAGGACCCCCGGGCCCCCAGGGTCACCGGGGACGGCACGGACACCGCCGACGCCCTGACCGGCAGCGAGGGCTGGGGCACCCGGATCCGCAAGGCCGTGATGACGGGCGTGAGCTACATGATCCCGTTCGTGGCCGCGGGCGGGCTGCTCATGGCCATCGCGTTCATGATGGCGGACCCTGTGGAGGTGGCGCAGCAGGCCGACCACATCCTGCAGACCGCCACCCTGGGCAACCTGGGGGACGTGTCCTTGTCCATGTACCTGGGCGCGGTGCTGTTCAAGACCGGAAACCTGGCCATGAGCCTGCTGGTGCCCGCGCTCGCGGGCTACATCGCCTACGGGCTCGAGGACCGGCCGGGCATCGCCCCGGGCTTCGCGGCGGGGCTCGTGGCCAACTTCATGGGTGCCGGGTTCATCGGCGGCATCGTGGGAGGTCTGCTCGCGGGCCTGTGCGCGTACTGGCTGAGTCTGCCGCGGCTGCCACGCTGGCTGGGTTCGCTGATGCCGGTGGTGATCATCCCGCTGCTGGCCTCGCTGTTCGCGGGCGGTCTGCTCTTCCTGGTGGTCGGCGGGCCCATCGCGGCGTTCATGACCTGGCTGACCGGGCTGCTCTCCGGGATGAGCGGGGCGTCCGCCGTGGCCCTGGGGGCCGTGCTCGGCCTGATGATGTGCTCGGACCTGGGGGGACCCATCAACAAGGTGGCCTACTCCTTCGCCGTGGCCGGGCTGGGCACCGCGACCGCCACCAACTCCGCGCCGCAGGAGATCATGGCCGCCGTGATCGCCGCGGGCATGGTGCCCCCGCTGGGCCTGGCCCTGGCGTCCACCGTGCTCGGGCGTAAGTACTTCACCGCCGCGGAGCGCGAGAACGGCAAGACCTCGTGGCTGCTCGGGGCCTCCTTCATCTCGGAGGGCGCCATCCCCTTCGCCGCGGCGGATCCCCTGCGCGTGATCCCCGCGTCCATGGTGGGCGGCGTGGTCACGGGGGCCATGAGCATGGCCTTCGGCGTGGCCTCGGCCGCACCGCACGGCGGCGTGTTCATCCTGCCCGTGATCCACGGGCCCGGGGCCTTCCTGCTCAGCGTGGTGGTGGGCACCCTGATCACCGGCGTGCTCGTCACCCTCCTCAAGCGGGTGGGGCGCGCCAAGGAGCACGCCGGGGAGATCCCCGGGGTTCCGCAGACGCAGCAGAGCGTGGGAGCGTGA
- a CDS encoding threonine/serine exporter family protein, whose product MSVNEQLIHMAHQGYPSSGEATARPSADGQPFGPGGDTALREAVRPTAPRRRGRPLPRPTEEQAAQALARAASHPHTDPRAAAPRTGGPRTLRTGQSATAGSTRVSALPVLTPGQIAADRAGQGHRGGVPAALTEPIGTTSRRSSTPAASPVERPETVEHEIAPATTAIPRAVYPAARVDPPKAPRSLFRSLVQGDAAPTAPMRVVDRLTATPFRHLRKFGDGSDRQARRTLNFALRLAETMFHYGADALDVENAIIAVCATYGVENLEVDITNQSVTINYVAETTATGQLAAAGLAPAAAGSEGETGEGASSFAGTPGTTGEIRGSGSTRTGEDPWGDSATSSHTVMRVVRSWTDNYSGLADTHQLVIRIIEGEMPLRRAERELAEINARPKPYARWMVTAATVLVAGTLALALGASWVGASVAVASAAVVQVVTAKLSAWRIPEFFSLAANAFVVTLVAIVVSALGVPLSPPTVIAGGLIMLLPTTRMVSTMQDAINGFPVTAAGRLLSTAMAFLGIVAGIALGVSVTVNVLGVPPIDISQSSFTPTGKLTNIAFMLVSTALIAVSMQVKPRHIPPAVAAAFAGLLLYHGVGLVDAGSRIATGVGAVASGCVAALLAARSKIPQAVLAIPAMTFLLPGLTLFRGMYAMTVQTETPGQGINELVNAMASIVLLAAGVVLAKYLMRPFIEQMQHLSQRRNRRR is encoded by the coding sequence GTGAGCGTGAACGAGCAGCTGATCCACATGGCCCACCAGGGCTACCCGTCCTCGGGGGAGGCCACGGCCCGCCCCTCGGCGGACGGCCAGCCCTTCGGCCCGGGCGGTGACACGGCCCTGCGGGAGGCCGTACGGCCCACGGCCCCGCGCCGTCGTGGGCGTCCCCTGCCGCGCCCTACGGAGGAGCAGGCGGCCCAGGCCCTTGCGCGCGCCGCATCGCACCCGCACACGGACCCCCGTGCCGCCGCCCCCCGCACGGGCGGGCCGCGGACACTGCGCACCGGGCAGTCGGCCACCGCGGGGTCCACCCGCGTCTCCGCCCTGCCCGTGCTCACCCCCGGTCAGATCGCCGCGGACCGCGCGGGACAGGGCCACCGCGGCGGGGTCCCCGCCGCGCTCACCGAGCCGATCGGCACCACCTCCCGGCGCAGCAGCACCCCGGCGGCCTCGCCGGTGGAGCGCCCGGAGACGGTCGAGCACGAGATCGCCCCGGCCACCACCGCGATCCCCCGGGCCGTGTACCCCGCCGCCCGGGTGGACCCGCCGAAGGCCCCCCGGTCCCTATTCCGCTCGCTCGTGCAGGGCGACGCCGCCCCCACGGCCCCCATGCGCGTGGTGGACCGTCTCACCGCCACGCCGTTCCGCCACCTGCGCAAGTTCGGCGACGGCTCCGACCGGCAGGCCCGGCGGACCCTGAACTTCGCCCTGCGCCTCGCGGAGACCATGTTCCACTACGGGGCGGACGCCCTGGACGTGGAGAACGCCATCATCGCGGTGTGCGCCACATACGGGGTGGAAAACCTCGAGGTGGACATCACCAACCAGTCCGTGACCATCAACTACGTGGCCGAGACCACCGCCACGGGCCAGCTCGCGGCCGCGGGGCTCGCCCCGGCCGCCGCGGGCAGCGAGGGGGAGACCGGCGAGGGCGCGTCGTCGTTCGCGGGCACCCCCGGCACCACCGGGGAGATCCGCGGCTCGGGGAGCACCCGCACGGGGGAGGACCCCTGGGGGGACTCCGCGACCTCCAGCCACACCGTGATGCGTGTGGTGCGCTCGTGGACGGACAACTACTCGGGCCTGGCGGACACCCACCAGCTCGTGATCCGCATCATCGAGGGCGAGATGCCGCTGCGCCGGGCGGAGCGGGAGCTCGCGGAGATCAACGCGCGGCCCAAGCCCTACGCCCGCTGGATGGTCACGGCCGCCACCGTGCTCGTGGCCGGAACCCTGGCGCTGGCCCTCGGGGCGTCCTGGGTGGGGGCGTCCGTGGCCGTGGCCTCGGCCGCCGTGGTGCAGGTGGTCACGGCCAAGCTCAGCGCGTGGCGGATCCCCGAGTTCTTCTCGCTCGCCGCCAACGCCTTCGTGGTCACGCTCGTGGCCATCGTGGTCTCCGCCCTCGGGGTGCCGCTGTCACCGCCCACGGTGATCGCGGGCGGTCTGATCATGCTCCTGCCCACCACGCGCATGGTCTCCACCATGCAGGACGCCATCAACGGGTTCCCCGTGACCGCGGCGGGGCGGCTGCTCTCCACCGCCATGGCGTTCCTCGGCATCGTCGCGGGCATCGCCCTGGGGGTGTCCGTGACCGTGAACGTGCTCGGGGTGCCACCCATCGACATCTCGCAGTCGAGCTTCACCCCCACGGGCAAGCTGACGAACATCGCGTTCATGCTGGTCTCCACCGCCCTGATCGCGGTGTCCATGCAGGTCAAGCCGCGGCACATCCCCCCGGCCGTGGCCGCGGCCTTCGCGGGGCTGCTGCTCTACCACGGGGTGGGTCTCGTGGACGCCGGCAGCCGGATCGCCACGGGCGTGGGCGCGGTGGCCAGCGGATGCGTGGCAGCCCTGCTCGCGGCCCGCTCCAAGATCCCCCAGGCCGTGCTCGCGATCCCGGCCATGACCTTCCTGCTGCCGGGACTCACCCTGTTCCGCGGGATGTACGCCATGACGGTGCAGACCGAGACCCCGGGCCAGGGCATCAACGAGCTGGTCAACGCCATGGCATCCATCGTGCTGCTGGCCGCCGGCGTGGTGCTCGCCAAGTACCTCATGCGCCCGTTCATCGAGCAGATGCAGCACCTCTCGCAGCGCCGCAACCGGCGCCGCTGA
- a CDS encoding HPr family phosphocarrier protein, which translates to MTERTATVASRVGLHARPAAIFAEAAGEYENLEITIRAEGEDAEEGMDASSVLSLMSLGASHGDRVVLAAEGEGAEEALAHLAGIIETDLDAE; encoded by the coding sequence ATGACCGAACGCACCGCCACCGTGGCCTCCCGCGTGGGGCTGCACGCCCGCCCCGCCGCGATCTTCGCCGAGGCCGCGGGGGAGTACGAGAACCTCGAGATCACCATTCGCGCCGAGGGCGAGGATGCCGAGGAGGGCATGGACGCCTCGTCCGTGCTGTCCCTGATGTCCCTGGGCGCCTCGCACGGGGACAGGGTGGTCCTCGCCGCCGAGGGCGAGGGCGCCGAGGAGGCGCTCGCGCACCTCGCGGGCATCATCGAGACGGACCTCGACGCCGAGTGA